A region from the uncultured Tateyamaria sp. genome encodes:
- a CDS encoding OmpA family protein, with protein MALKYVRDSLPWLVPSAAIVFAASGFLELGGSDDAAEKQVVAAAGPAPAVLPTPAPAPAASPAVTSGDEEVVARQVAPETALTSVAAATPQAQPLAALPTPQPAPVADPAPARTASLATTPVAPVFNSNGFGAGAGAQQQCIDDLRTMADQARVYFPSGGLTAGSGGIEQGRLLGLIAQNCPGVQIRVEGHSDPSGDPAANLRLSEARAQQVIKRIGASGIDVSMFFAEGFGDRQPSGVVGPEPSSFYDRRVEFSIVDDGVTRVAARAPVIKQNPWANATCVTALQQAVDNTILFYAPRSVSLGASDVDQAMTLARMAMECPHARLRVIGHHTSDVQAGEGVATGLLRAKALMAMLVGRGVASEEIIIAAPSRPLNAAGLPGSRVRFDVILEDG; from the coding sequence ATGGCATTGAAGTATGTGAGGGACAGCCTTCCGTGGCTGGTTCCGTCCGCGGCGATTGTATTCGCCGCATCGGGGTTTCTGGAATTGGGAGGCAGCGATGACGCGGCCGAGAAACAGGTCGTGGCTGCCGCCGGTCCCGCACCTGCGGTCCTGCCGACACCTGCGCCCGCACCCGCCGCATCGCCCGCGGTCACATCCGGGGATGAAGAAGTCGTCGCCCGTCAGGTCGCGCCTGAAACCGCGCTGACATCCGTGGCCGCGGCCACGCCGCAGGCACAGCCCCTGGCCGCGCTGCCCACGCCGCAACCCGCGCCCGTGGCCGACCCCGCGCCAGCGCGCACCGCGTCCTTGGCGACCACGCCCGTGGCGCCCGTCTTCAACAGCAACGGCTTTGGCGCAGGGGCGGGTGCACAGCAGCAGTGCATCGATGATCTGCGCACCATGGCCGATCAGGCGCGTGTCTATTTTCCAAGCGGGGGTCTGACAGCCGGGTCCGGTGGCATCGAACAGGGCCGCCTGCTGGGTCTGATCGCACAGAACTGCCCCGGCGTGCAGATCCGTGTCGAAGGTCACTCCGACCCCTCCGGCGATCCGGCGGCCAACCTGCGCCTCAGCGAAGCGCGGGCCCAGCAGGTGATCAAGCGCATCGGCGCATCCGGCATCGACGTCAGCATGTTCTTTGCCGAGGGGTTTGGTGATCGTCAGCCCTCTGGCGTCGTGGGTCCCGAGCCCAGCTCGTTCTACGATCGGCGGGTCGAATTTTCGATCGTCGATGACGGCGTGACCCGCGTGGCGGCCCGCGCGCCCGTGATCAAGCAGAACCCCTGGGCCAACGCGACCTGTGTGACTGCATTGCAGCAAGCTGTTGATAACACTATACTTTTCTACGCTCCGCGGTCCGTGTCCCTGGGGGCAAGCGACGTCGATCAGGCCATGACACTGGCCCGCATGGCGATGGAATGCCCGCACGCCCGTCTGCGCGTGATCGGGCATCATACCAGTGATGTGCAAGCCGGCGAAGGCGTGGCGACAGGTCTGCTGCGCGCCAAGGCGCTGATGGCGATGCTTGTCGGGCGCGGTGTTGCCTCCGAAGAGATCATCATCGCTGCCCCCTCGCGGCCCCTGAACGCCGCCGGTCTGCCCGGCAGCCGCGTGCGGTTCGACGTGATCCTCGAAGACGGCTGA